A genomic region of Sphaerochaeta sp. contains the following coding sequences:
- a CDS encoding Bax inhibitor-1/YccA family protein gives MQEQRAEMLRNVTAREKGIIKSVYLWMTAALAVTAGVAYIVASSPNLMKALLGGSFGFILLVIAQFALVFFLSARLDSMSQGSAIGAFFAYAVLNGVMFSTLFYVYQIATIYKAFLTAALMFAGMSVYAMTTKRDLNGWGYYLIVSLWGLLIASLMNMFFKSSGMDYIISFIGVFIFMGLTAWDTQKLVRFNDQYGYNMDEATYTKAGIIFALSLYMDFINLFLYILRLFSRGDRS, from the coding sequence ATGCAAGAACAACGAGCGGAAATGCTCCGCAATGTCACGGCACGAGAGAAAGGGATCATCAAGAGCGTCTACCTCTGGATGACGGCTGCACTGGCGGTAACGGCAGGTGTGGCGTACATCGTCGCTTCCAGCCCGAATCTGATGAAGGCGTTGCTCGGGGGTTCATTCGGTTTCATTTTGTTGGTCATCGCCCAGTTCGCGTTGGTGTTTTTCCTTTCGGCGCGATTGGATTCCATGAGCCAAGGCTCCGCCATCGGGGCGTTTTTCGCCTATGCCGTGCTGAACGGCGTGATGTTCAGTACGCTGTTTTATGTCTATCAGATCGCAACGATCTACAAGGCGTTCCTTACGGCGGCGCTGATGTTCGCCGGCATGAGTGTCTACGCCATGACGACCAAGCGGGATCTGAACGGATGGGGATACTACCTGATCGTCTCCCTGTGGGGTCTTCTGATCGCGTCCCTGATGAACATGTTCTTCAAATCGTCCGGAATGGATTACATCATTTCGTTCATCGGCGTGTTCATCTTCATGGGGCTGACCGCATGGGATACCCAGAAACTGGTGCGGTTCAATGACCAGTACGGGTACAACATGGATGAAGCGACGTACACCAAGGCCGGCATCATCTTCGCCTTGTCCCTGTACATGGACTTCATCAACCTGTTCCTGTACATCCTACGGCTTTTCTCACGGGGAGATCGAAGCTGA
- a CDS encoding rhodanese-like domain-containing protein — MKKLSIMALALLISVATVSAASAPYANGSVISAKQGKELLDQGDVVLVDVRRQYEYDAGHIKGALLVPNETINAKSDPPLLPDKQAVILLYCRSGARAGVAMKNLIKRGYTHVYSMGGIINWPYGLVTD; from the coding sequence ATGAAAAAGCTATCCATCATGGCGCTCGCGCTCCTGATATCCGTCGCCACGGTGAGCGCGGCTTCCGCGCCCTACGCCAACGGTTCGGTGATCAGCGCGAAGCAAGGAAAGGAGCTGCTGGACCAAGGCGATGTGGTTCTGGTCGATGTACGGAGGCAGTACGAATATGACGCAGGCCATATCAAGGGCGCCCTGCTCGTCCCCAATGAGACGATCAACGCAAAGAGCGATCCCCCACTGCTGCCGGACAAACAAGCGGTGATCCTTCTGTACTGCCGCAGCGGCGCCCGCGCCGGAGTCGCGATGAAGAATCTGATCAAGCGGGGATACACCCACGTCTATTCGATGGGGGGCATCATCAACTGGCCGTACGGACTGGTGACCGATTGA